The window AGTAAGAAATCGAACGAGACTTTCGAGTAGTCTGAGGAGCACGGAATGGCGAAGGTTGAAAAAGGTAAGGCAGGTAAACCCTCCGAGCGGAAGTCCTCAAAGAAGGACGCGGAGGCTGCGCCTAAGCAGCTAGACGAGAATAGTCATGAGTCGAGTTTTAAGCCGCGACTCCGTGATGCCTATCAGGAGAAGGTGATCCCGGCACTCATGAAAGAGTTTGGGTATAAAAATGTGATGCAGGTTCCCAAGCTTGAGCGCATCGTGCTCAACGTCGGAATGGGAGAAGCCATTCAAAACGTGAAGTTGCTTGAGAGCGCGGTCACCGAATTGGGCACGATTACGGGCCAGAAGCCCGTCGTTACCAGAGCGAAGAAGGCGATCGCCGGATTCAAGCTCAGGCAGGGACTCCCGATCGGCGCGAAGGTCACATTGCGAAGCCGTCGCATGTATGAATTTTTCGATCGGCTCGTCACTCTGGCATTGCCCCGCATTCGAGATTTCCGTGGTGTTTCGCCGAAGGCTTTCGATGGTCGCGGCAACTATACCTTAGGGGTCAAAGAGCAGTTGATATTCCCTGAAATCAAGTATGACGAAGTGGCCTCCATTCATGGTATGGATATCACGATAGTCACGACAGCACAGACGAATGACGAAGGGAAGGCCTTGCTGAAACATCTCGGGATGCCGTTCCGGGCATAGAGGTTTCTGGCTTACGCACGTAACTGAGCAGAAGGAGTTCATGTGTCACGTTTAGCGCTACGGAATAAAGCGGCAAAAAAGCCAAAGTTTTCGTGCCGGTCGTACAATCGGTGCCCGTTGTGTGGTAGGGTGCGTGGCTTTTTAACTCGCTTTCATATGTGCAGAATTTGTTTCCGCCTCTTGAGCCTCCGCGGGGATATCCCTGGTGTGCGCAAGTCTAGTTGGTAGTAGCGGCAGCTCTGAGACATTAGGACTGGAAAGAAAAGGGAATAGCATGTTGACTGATCCAATTAGTGATCTTCTTGTTCGACTCAGAAACGGTTCGCAGCGCCGTCACGATACAGTGTCTGTCCCTGCCTCCAAGCTCAAGCGGGCCATTCTTGAGCTGCTCAAGCAAGAGGGCTATGTCCATGACATTGCTGATGCTGTGCAGGATGGGCATCCGGTGTTTACGGTGCAGATGCGCTATGTCAACGAGGGGCAGCCAATGATCACAGGCTTACAGCGGATCAGCAAGCCTGGGCGTCGCGTGTACGTTGGCAGCAAGGATATCGCCAAAGTCCGAAATGGAATCGGCATGGCGATCCTGTCGACTTCTAAGGGAATCATGACCGACCAGGAATCGCGGAAGAATGGCCTGGGCGGTGAAGTATTGTGCTCAGTCTGGTAGCAGCGTAAAGGACAAGGAAGAGAACATGTCGCGGATTGGGAAAATGCCGATTGCTATTCCTGCGGGAGTAGAAGTGAAAGTAGTGGGACCCAAGGTCTCGATCAAGGGTCCACTTGGGAAAATGGATTGGCCGCTTGAGCAGGGGCTTGGCGCTGTGGTTGAGAATGGGCAGCTGCTCGTCAATCGCTTGAGTGAAGACCGTAATGTTCGGGCTCTCCATGGCTTGGCTCGTGCCGAATTGAGCAATATGGTTCTGGGAGTCTCAAAGGGTTATGAGCGCTCACTGGAGATCACAGGGGTCGGTTACAAGGTGGCGCTCCAGGGCCGGACGATGAGCTTCAATGTTGGCTATATCAATCCCGTACTCTTTCAAATTCCAGCCGGGATCGAAGTCAAAGTCGACAAGCAGACCCTCATCAATGTCAAAGGTTTCGATAAGCGATTGGTCGGTCAGGTAGCGGCAAACTTGCGTGCGATCAAGCCCCCCGATGTGTACAAGCAAAAGGGTGTCCGTTTTATGGGCGAGGTCTTGCGTAAGAAAGAAGGAAAGACGGGGAAATAGGGGCGACGATGAATACAGCAGAAAAATCAAGACAACTCGAGCAAAGAAGACAGCGCGTTCGCAAGCGTGTAATTGGGACCACCGAGCGCCCACGGCTCAATGTGTTTCGAAGCCGCTCGCATATCTATGCACAGGTGATCAACGATTTGAACGGCTCAACTTTGGTTGCCGCCTCGTCGCTTGATAAAGACCTGAGGAAGACGTTGAAGTCTACCGGCAGCATGGAGGCCGCAAAGGCGGTCGGAAAGCTGTTGGCTGATCGGGCGAAGGCGGCCAATGTGTTGACCGTTGTGTTTGATCGCGGTGGACGTATGTATCATGGTCGCATTAAAGCCCTCGCCGAAGCGTCGCGTGAGGGTGGACTTCAGTTTTAGAACGCTCACTCCTGTGAGTCCTGCCTGTTTCGGGCGGGAAGGAAGAAGAGAGGGATTGCGTGCGAGTTAATCCAGACGAATTGAACCTGAAGGACAAGGTCGTTTTCATCAACCGAGTGGCCAAGGTTGTGAAAGGCGGCAAGCGATTTAATTTCTGCGCTCTGGTAGTGGTCGGAGACGGCCATGGCTGGGTCGGTATTGGAAAAGGTAAGGCGGCAGAAGTGCCGGTGGCGATTTCCAAAGCTGTCGAACAGGCGAAGAAGAATCTCGTGCATGTCTCGCTTAAGGGAGGGACGATCCCCCATGATGTGCATGGGTTGTTTGGTGCGGAGCATGTCCTCTTGAAGCCAGCCGTCGACGGGACCGGTATTATTGCCGGTGGTGCTGTGCGAGCCGTCGTTGAAGCGGTTGGTGTGCACAATATCATTGCCAAGACGCTCGGCCGCGGCAATCCATTCAATACTGTGCGAGCCACGTTGGCGGGCCTCAGTCAGCTACGTAATCCTGAGGAAGTGCTCAGGCTTCGACGAGCAGCTGCCGGGGAGCGACTTGAAAGGGCGAGTGCGTAATGGCTACTGCAAAAACTGACAAGGCAGCGAAGTCTACTGTTCCGGCCGTGCGGGTGACTTTGCGGCGGAGCCCGATTGGGACGCCCCAGACGCATCGGCTTGTGTTGCGTGGGCTTGGCCTCCGCCACATTCGACAAACAGCGGTTCATCCTGATACCCCACAGGTTCGTGGTTTGATTAAAAAGGTGGGTTATCTGCTTGAGGTGGGGAAACCATGAATTTGCACGATCTATCCCCGGCACGGGGTGCGAAGAAAAAGCGGAAGAGAATCGGCCGTGGACCAGGATCTGGTCATGGAAAGACCGCTACAAAGGGACATAAGGGTATTAAGGCGCGTTCCGGCGGAGGCAAGAGGCCCGGTTTTGAAGGCGGTCAGATGCCATTGGTCCGTCGTCTGCCGAAGTTTGGGTTTACGAACCCATTTAGGACCGAATATAACGTTCTGAATCTCAAGAGCTTTGAAACCTGGACTGGTCCTTCAACTGTGACGCCGCAGGCATTGGTTGATGCGGGGTTGGTCAAGCGCAAGCGCTTGCAGATTAAGATTTTGGGGAACGGAGAGCTGACCAAGCCGTTGGTCATTCAGGCGCATAAATTCAGCGAATCCGCCAAGGCCAAGATCCAAGCTGCCGGTGGTCGAGTCGAGGTTATCGGCGGTGCTTGAGCGACTTTTTACCAGCTTCCAGAATATCTTTAAGATTCCTGAGCTGAGGACCCGTGTCCTGTTTACGCTTGGGATGCTTGTTGTCTATCGAGTGGGCGCTCACATTCCTACTCCTGGGATCAATGGCGACGCACTCTCTGATTTCTTGGCGAAGCAGGGTGGCGCGCTGCTCGGATTTCTGGACATCTTCTCAGGCGGCTCTCTCTCTAGGCTGACGATTTTCGCCTTGGGCATTATGCCCTACATCAGTGCGTCCATCATTCTTCAATTGCTCACCGTGGTGGTCCCGCATCTCTCCAAGCTTGCGAAAGAGGGAGAGCGTGGTCGCAAAAAAATCATCCAGTACACCCGCTTTGGCACGATCGTAATCGCGCTGATTCAGGGGTTTGGTATTGCGATCGGTCTTGAGCAAATGAATCAAGGCGCCTTCGTGTTGAACGGAGGATGGGCATTTCGTCTGATGACGGTCATTACGCTCACGGCCGGTACCGGTTTTCTCATGTGGCTCGGCGAGCAAATTACTGAGCGCGGGATCGGCAATGGAATTTCACTCATCATCTTCTCGGGAATCGTAGCCCGTCTTCCAGCGGCGGTGGCTCAGACCTTCGATCTCTACAAGGTCGGGCAGCTCAATATTATATTGTTGGTTGCCCTTGCTGTGTTGATGGTCTCCGTGGTGGCTGCGATTGTGTTTCTTGAGAGTGGCCGACGCAAGATTCCTGTTCAGTATGCGAAGCGCGTCGTGGGGCGCCGTGTCTTTGGTGGGCAGAGCACGCATATTCCGTTGAAGATCAATACGGCTGGCGTCATCCCTCCGATCTTTGCCTCGTCGATTATCGCATTTCCTGCAACGATTGCCGGCTTCTTCGAAACTCCTTGGGTGAAGGCGATTGGCTCACAGCTTGCGCCAGGATCCTTGCTCTATACGCTCATGTACGTCGGGCTCATCCTCTTCTTCTGTTTCTTTTACACAGCCGTGGTTCTAAATCCTGTTGATATGGCTGACAACATGAAGAAGTATGGGGGATTTGTGCCCGGCATTCGACCTGGGCAGAGGACGTCTGATTACATCTACAATGTACTGACGAAGATCACATTCGCGGGGGCTATCTATCTCGCCATTGTGTGCGTTATCCCTGAGTTTTTGATCTATAAGATGAACGTCCCGTTCTATTTTGGCGGTACGTCACTCTTGATCGTAATCGGAGTAGGGCTGGATACGGCCCAACAGATCGAGTCCCATATGCTGATGCGTAATTATGAGGGTTTTCTC of the Nitrospira sp. genome contains:
- the rpsH gene encoding 30S ribosomal protein S8 translates to MLTDPISDLLVRLRNGSQRRHDTVSVPASKLKRAILELLKQEGYVHDIADAVQDGHPVFTVQMRYVNEGQPMITGLQRISKPGRRVYVGSKDIAKVRNGIGMAILSTSKGIMTDQESRKNGLGGEVLCSVW
- the rpsE gene encoding 30S ribosomal protein S5, whose product is MRVNPDELNLKDKVVFINRVAKVVKGGKRFNFCALVVVGDGHGWVGIGKGKAAEVPVAISKAVEQAKKNLVHVSLKGGTIPHDVHGLFGAEHVLLKPAVDGTGIIAGGAVRAVVEAVGVHNIIAKTLGRGNPFNTVRATLAGLSQLRNPEEVLRLRRAAAGERLERASA
- a CDS encoding type Z 30S ribosomal protein S14, whose translation is MSRLALRNKAAKKPKFSCRSYNRCPLCGRVRGFLTRFHMCRICFRLLSLRGDIPGVRKSSW
- the rplR gene encoding 50S ribosomal protein L18 yields the protein MNTAEKSRQLEQRRQRVRKRVIGTTERPRLNVFRSRSHIYAQVINDLNGSTLVAASSLDKDLRKTLKSTGSMEAAKAVGKLLADRAKAANVLTVVFDRGGRMYHGRIKALAEASREGGLQF
- the rplO gene encoding 50S ribosomal protein L15; translated protein: MNLHDLSPARGAKKKRKRIGRGPGSGHGKTATKGHKGIKARSGGGKRPGFEGGQMPLVRRLPKFGFTNPFRTEYNVLNLKSFETWTGPSTVTPQALVDAGLVKRKRLQIKILGNGELTKPLVIQAHKFSESAKAKIQAAGGRVEVIGGA
- the rplF gene encoding 50S ribosomal protein L6, whose translation is MSRIGKMPIAIPAGVEVKVVGPKVSIKGPLGKMDWPLEQGLGAVVENGQLLVNRLSEDRNVRALHGLARAELSNMVLGVSKGYERSLEITGVGYKVALQGRTMSFNVGYINPVLFQIPAGIEVKVDKQTLINVKGFDKRLVGQVAANLRAIKPPDVYKQKGVRFMGEVLRKKEGKTGK
- the rplE gene encoding 50S ribosomal protein L5, yielding MAKVEKGKAGKPSERKSSKKDAEAAPKQLDENSHESSFKPRLRDAYQEKVIPALMKEFGYKNVMQVPKLERIVLNVGMGEAIQNVKLLESAVTELGTITGQKPVVTRAKKAIAGFKLRQGLPIGAKVTLRSRRMYEFFDRLVTLALPRIRDFRGVSPKAFDGRGNYTLGVKEQLIFPEIKYDEVASIHGMDITIVTTAQTNDEGKALLKHLGMPFRA
- the rpmD gene encoding 50S ribosomal protein L30; the encoded protein is MATAKTDKAAKSTVPAVRVTLRRSPIGTPQTHRLVLRGLGLRHIRQTAVHPDTPQVRGLIKKVGYLLEVGKP
- the secY gene encoding preprotein translocase subunit SecY, with the translated sequence MLERLFTSFQNIFKIPELRTRVLFTLGMLVVYRVGAHIPTPGINGDALSDFLAKQGGALLGFLDIFSGGSLSRLTIFALGIMPYISASIILQLLTVVVPHLSKLAKEGERGRKKIIQYTRFGTIVIALIQGFGIAIGLEQMNQGAFVLNGGWAFRLMTVITLTAGTGFLMWLGEQITERGIGNGISLIIFSGIVARLPAAVAQTFDLYKVGQLNIILLVALAVLMVSVVAAIVFLESGRRKIPVQYAKRVVGRRVFGGQSTHIPLKINTAGVIPPIFASSIIAFPATIAGFFETPWVKAIGSQLAPGSLLYTLMYVGLILFFCFFYTAVVLNPVDMADNMKKYGGFVPGIRPGQRTSDYIYNVLTKITFAGAIYLAIVCVIPEFLIYKMNVPFYFGGTSLLIVIGVGLDTAQQIESHMLMRNYEGFLGKGMAPLRGRNG